Proteins found in one Takifugu flavidus isolate HTHZ2018 chromosome 7, ASM371156v2, whole genome shotgun sequence genomic segment:
- the cers4a gene encoding ceramide synthase 4a isoform X1: MNKAMEALLNEWLWQEEFWLPPGTRWQDFHVKDHVPLPRHLLYTLPLAFAFIALRYVFERVVSAPLSKGLGVKDKVRIRAPFIPKLENFYELKSRQPSQSEVVSLGQQCGLSQRKVQTWFRRRRNQDRPSNTKKFCEASWRFAFYLVAFSAGLASLIYTPWFWDHTEFWRGYPKQAVDPAHHWYYILEMGFYVSLLLSVSVDVKRKDFKEQVIHHIATIFLIGFSYCANFVRVGTFVMLVHDSSDFLLESAKMFHYAGWRRTCDSLFVVFAAVFLVTRLLVLPVSVLYGTLVVSREFFRPFSGYYVFNALLLVLQALHIFWAYLILRMVYKFVFMGKVERDERSDEESEAEDEPDEEGEECRREHRKGGINSKLTSLANNCMLNNLTNQRNINSRLPKAR; this comes from the exons ATGAATAAGGC GATGGAGGCCCTGTTGAATGAGTGGCTCTGGCAGGAGGAGTTCTGGCTTCCTCCAGGCACCCGCTGGCAGGACTTCCACGTGAAGGACCATGTTCCTCTACCCAGGCACCTCCTCTACACGCTGCCGCTGGCCTTTGCCTTCATAGCTCTCAGATATGTTTTTGAGAG ggTGGTCAGCGCCCCGCTGAGCAAAGGTTTGGGCGTGAAAGACAAGGTGAGGATTAGAGCTCCGTTCATCCCGAAGCTGGAGAACTTCTACGAACTGAAGAGTCGGCAGCCGTCACAA AGTGAGGTCGTGAGCTTGGGCCAGCAGTGCGGACTCTCCCAGAGGAAGGTCCAGACCTGGTTCAGGAGGCGGAGGAACCAGGACCGACCCAGCAACACCAAGAAGTTCTGCGAAGCCTC GTGGCGTTTTGCCTTCTACCTGGTGGCGTTCAGTGCAGGCCTGGCCTCTCTAATATAT ACTCCCTGGTTCTGGGATCACACAGAGTTCTGGAGGGGTTACCCCAAGCAG GCGGTGGACCCAGCTCATCACTGGTATTACATACTGGAAATGGGCTTCTACGTGTCGCTGCTGCTGTCCGTCTCTGTTGATGTCAAGCGGAAA GACTTCAAGGAGCAGGTGATCCACCACATCGCCACCATATTCCTCATCGGCTTCTCCTACTGCGCCAACTTTGTGAGGGTGGGCACGTTTGTGATGCTTGTGCACGACTCCTCCGACTTTCTGCTGGAG TCTGCCAAGATGTTTCACTACGCtggctggaggaggacgtgcGACTCGCTGTTTGTCGTCTTCGCCGCCGTCTTCCTCGTGACTCGGCTGCTGGTTTTACCTGTCAG TGTTCTCTATGGAACGCTGGTGGTGTCTCGAGAATTCTTCAGGCCCTTTTCAGGCTATTACGTCTTCAACGCGCTGCTGCTAGTgctgcaggcgctgcacatCTTCTGGGCTTATCTCATCCTGCGCATGGTCTACAAGTTTGTGTTCATGGGCAAG GTGGAGCGCGACGAGCGCAGCGATGAGGAGAGCGAGGCGGAAGACGAGCCCGATGAAGAAGGGGAGGAGTGCAGGCGGGAGCACCGGAAGGGGGGCATCAACTCCAAACTGACGTCACTGGCGAACAACTGCATGCTGAATaatctgaccaatcagaggaatATAAACAGCAGACTGCCCAAAGCCAGATAA
- the cers4a gene encoding ceramide synthase 4a isoform X2: protein MEALLNEWLWQEEFWLPPGTRWQDFHVKDHVPLPRHLLYTLPLAFAFIALRYVFERVVSAPLSKGLGVKDKVRIRAPFIPKLENFYELKSRQPSQSEVVSLGQQCGLSQRKVQTWFRRRRNQDRPSNTKKFCEASWRFAFYLVAFSAGLASLIYTPWFWDHTEFWRGYPKQAVDPAHHWYYILEMGFYVSLLLSVSVDVKRKDFKEQVIHHIATIFLIGFSYCANFVRVGTFVMLVHDSSDFLLESAKMFHYAGWRRTCDSLFVVFAAVFLVTRLLVLPVSVLYGTLVVSREFFRPFSGYYVFNALLLVLQALHIFWAYLILRMVYKFVFMGKVERDERSDEESEAEDEPDEEGEECRREHRKGGINSKLTSLANNCMLNNLTNQRNINSRLPKAR, encoded by the exons ATGGAGGCCCTGTTGAATGAGTGGCTCTGGCAGGAGGAGTTCTGGCTTCCTCCAGGCACCCGCTGGCAGGACTTCCACGTGAAGGACCATGTTCCTCTACCCAGGCACCTCCTCTACACGCTGCCGCTGGCCTTTGCCTTCATAGCTCTCAGATATGTTTTTGAGAG ggTGGTCAGCGCCCCGCTGAGCAAAGGTTTGGGCGTGAAAGACAAGGTGAGGATTAGAGCTCCGTTCATCCCGAAGCTGGAGAACTTCTACGAACTGAAGAGTCGGCAGCCGTCACAA AGTGAGGTCGTGAGCTTGGGCCAGCAGTGCGGACTCTCCCAGAGGAAGGTCCAGACCTGGTTCAGGAGGCGGAGGAACCAGGACCGACCCAGCAACACCAAGAAGTTCTGCGAAGCCTC GTGGCGTTTTGCCTTCTACCTGGTGGCGTTCAGTGCAGGCCTGGCCTCTCTAATATAT ACTCCCTGGTTCTGGGATCACACAGAGTTCTGGAGGGGTTACCCCAAGCAG GCGGTGGACCCAGCTCATCACTGGTATTACATACTGGAAATGGGCTTCTACGTGTCGCTGCTGCTGTCCGTCTCTGTTGATGTCAAGCGGAAA GACTTCAAGGAGCAGGTGATCCACCACATCGCCACCATATTCCTCATCGGCTTCTCCTACTGCGCCAACTTTGTGAGGGTGGGCACGTTTGTGATGCTTGTGCACGACTCCTCCGACTTTCTGCTGGAG TCTGCCAAGATGTTTCACTACGCtggctggaggaggacgtgcGACTCGCTGTTTGTCGTCTTCGCCGCCGTCTTCCTCGTGACTCGGCTGCTGGTTTTACCTGTCAG TGTTCTCTATGGAACGCTGGTGGTGTCTCGAGAATTCTTCAGGCCCTTTTCAGGCTATTACGTCTTCAACGCGCTGCTGCTAGTgctgcaggcgctgcacatCTTCTGGGCTTATCTCATCCTGCGCATGGTCTACAAGTTTGTGTTCATGGGCAAG GTGGAGCGCGACGAGCGCAGCGATGAGGAGAGCGAGGCGGAAGACGAGCCCGATGAAGAAGGGGAGGAGTGCAGGCGGGAGCACCGGAAGGGGGGCATCAACTCCAAACTGACGTCACTGGCGAACAACTGCATGCTGAATaatctgaccaatcagaggaatATAAACAGCAGACTGCCCAAAGCCAGATAA